In a genomic window of Corynebacterium lizhenjunii:
- a CDS encoding TetR family transcriptional regulator, with protein MHLHRDLIVSTAVALLNEYGLADTTMRRVATTLSVAPGALYWHINNKQALIAAIADYIVGPVLDAPATDATELSRRLRQRLLAFRDGAEVVSAGLSQVDNPTWWRLVEHVEQSLAASVECAAVPESLRAAATALIHLTVGATTFEQSRGQLAAFAAAAPPAEPAEPADAALADAAEPATSELERAVAFIIRGLQSTTVEDYARK; from the coding sequence GTGCACCTTCATCGCGACTTAATTGTCTCCACCGCAGTGGCTTTGCTCAATGAATACGGCCTGGCAGATACCACCATGCGCCGCGTGGCCACCACGTTGTCGGTTGCCCCCGGCGCGCTGTATTGGCACATCAACAACAAGCAAGCCCTCATCGCAGCCATCGCGGATTACATCGTGGGGCCGGTGCTCGACGCGCCTGCCACGGACGCTACGGAGCTAAGCCGCCGGCTGCGCCAACGCCTGCTAGCCTTCCGCGATGGAGCTGAGGTGGTCAGCGCAGGCCTGTCCCAGGTGGATAACCCCACGTGGTGGCGGTTGGTCGAGCACGTCGAGCAGTCCTTGGCCGCCAGCGTTGAGTGCGCGGCCGTCCCGGAGAGCCTGCGTGCGGCTGCGACCGCCCTGATTCATCTGACGGTGGGTGCCACCACCTTCGAGCAGTCCCGCGGCCAGTTGGCTGCCTTCGCCGCAGCCGCCCCGCCTGCAGAGCCCGCTGAGCCTGCCGATGCCGCGCTTGCCGATGCCGCTGAGCCTGCCACGTCCGAACTGGAGCGGGCGGTGGCCTTTATCATCCGTGGACTTCAGTCCACTACTGTGGAAGATTATGCGCGAAAATAG